The following coding sequences lie in one Caldisericia bacterium genomic window:
- a CDS encoding ABC transporter permease, producing the protein MKIKVERRGEISPKKRFAYLIFSLIIGFLIGGLIFLFKGISPFYALQKIFVGSFGSIYGWKETITKAIPLMLCGIGLSLAFKGKFWNIGADGQLLFGAVLATWIALSLGKTCPPFVVLPLMFVGGFISGAFWGIIPAIMKIKLGINEVITTLMLNYIAEQFVQYLVYGPWKGKTQYGFPYTDNFSSSATLPVIKGTRIHYPTLIIGIILAVLIYIFIMKTKIGYEIRVIGENPEAAKYAGINFLKTTIIMMAISGGIAGIAGVGEVAGIHHHLTVPQQISSGYGYTAIIVAWLARLNPLVVILSSIFFGGILVGGDTIQTSMGLPFATINIFNGLILISVISINFFLEYKISIKR; encoded by the coding sequence ATGAAGATTAAAGTTGAAAGGAGAGGAGAGATATCCCCCAAAAAAAGATTTGCATACCTTATCTTTTCACTGATAATTGGTTTTCTCATTGGTGGTCTTATATTCCTGTTTAAGGGCATAAGTCCTTTCTATGCTTTGCAAAAAATATTTGTAGGTTCCTTTGGGAGCATTTATGGGTGGAAAGAGACAATAACAAAGGCAATTCCTCTTATGCTATGTGGGATAGGTCTTAGCCTTGCCTTTAAAGGAAAATTCTGGAATATTGGGGCAGATGGTCAGCTTTTGTTTGGTGCGGTTCTTGCAACATGGATAGCGCTCTCACTTGGGAAGACATGCCCTCCCTTTGTGGTTTTACCCCTCATGTTTGTTGGTGGGTTTATATCAGGAGCTTTCTGGGGAATTATTCCTGCCATTATGAAGATTAAACTTGGTATTAACGAGGTTATCACAACTCTCATGCTTAACTACATAGCTGAGCAATTTGTACAGTATCTCGTTTATGGTCCCTGGAAGGGTAAAACCCAATATGGATTTCCATACACAGACAACTTTTCATCCTCAGCAACACTCCCTGTTATAAAAGGCACAAGAATTCATTATCCGACGCTTATTATAGGTATTATTTTAGCTGTACTTATTTATATATTTATTATGAAGACAAAAATAGGATATGAGATTAGAGTTATAGGTGAAAATCCTGAGGCAGCAAAGTATGCCGGGATAAATTTTTTAAAAACAACTATAATAATGATGGCTATAAGTGGTGGAATTGCTGGAATTGCTGGAGTTGGAGAGGTAGCAGGGATTCATCATCATCTAACGGTGCCACAACAAATATCCTCAGGTTATGGATATACAGCAATAATTGTGGCATGGCTTGCGAGGTTAAATCCATTAGTTGTTATTCTTTCATCTATATTCTTTGGTGGTATCCTTGTAGGTGGAGATACCATTCAAACATCCATGGGTCTTCCCTTTGCTACAATCAATATATTTAATGGGTTAATCCTAATCTCTGTCATCTCCATTAATTTCTTCCTTGAATATAAAATTTCAATTAAGAGGTGA